CAAGAATTAGATAATTTTATTTTGTGTGTATATCTATTTAGTAACTAGTTGGGGTAAAAATAAAGAATAAAGAATGCCTGATACTACAGAATAGTTAAGTAAAAAAATCAAATTAAATTTATAAAAAAAATCAAATCAAAAAATGCTTTTTATTAATATAAAACATATTTCAAATTACCGTTTTACAATAAAGTATTATAAGTTGCTTGTAGTAGGGGTGTTAACTTTATTTTTTACTAGTTATAACTCTTTTGCAACAGTAAATACAACAGATCTTAAATGCGAATATCGCACAGATCCTTTAGGTATAGATAATGTAAAACCAAGATTAAGTTGGAAAAATATAGACAAAAATAAAACTCGTGGTCAAAAGCAATCTGCTTATCAAATTTTAGTAGCTAGTAGTTTAAATAATTTAAATTCTAATAAAGGAGATTATTGGGATTCAGGAAAAATAGAAAGTGACGTTTCTGTAAATACCATTTACCAAGGGCAGCAACTTCAATCAGGACAACAATGTTTCTGGAAAGTACGTGTTTGGGATGCATCAGGTAAAGTATCTGCATGGAGTGATAATGCTAAATTTACAATAGGTTTACTAAATGCGAAAGATTGGAAAGGCGAGTGGATACAGAAAGAAGACCAATCTAAGTTAGACCATAATTGGTATCGTAAAAACTTTATATTAGAAGATGCGCCTACATCTGCAATGGTGTATGTGGCTTCTTTGGGGTATCACGAATTGTATGTAAATGGTAAAAAAATTACGGATAATATTCTTAACCCAGCTTCTTCATATCTTAAAAAAAGAGTGCCTTATATTGCTTATGATATTTCAGATCAGTTATTAAAGGGAGATAACGTAATTGCTGTTTGGCATGCTGCTGGTTGGACACGTTGGACACGTATTCATGAGCATAAAAATGTTCCGTATGCGTTTAAATTACAGGCAAATATTAAAACAAAAAGCAAGTCTATCGATTTACTCTCAGACACAACCTGGAAATGTGCTAAGAGTTATAGTGAGTATATTGGTCAGTGGGAAATTCAAGATTTTGGAGGAGAATTAATTGATGCTCGTAGAATAGTGAAAGGCTGGAATGAAGCTAGTTTTGATGATGCTTTGTGGGGGAACGCTGTTATTAGTAAAGGAAAAATGCCTCATACAATAAGCGCTCAAATGGTAGAGCCTCAGGTTAAATATAAAGAACACAAACCTATCAAAATTTCAAAAAATGATGATGGTACTTATCGTGTTGATATGGGTACTAATTATTCAGGTCTTTTTGAAATAAACCTTAAAAATGGTGCTGTTGGAGATACCGTTACTATAGAAATAAGTGATATAAAAGAGGTAAGATGTAATAAAAGCCAACGTAGTAAATACGTATTTGATAAAAGTGGATCTGGAACTTTTACAAATCGTTTTAATTACGCAGGCGGACGTTGGTTTACCTTATCGGGTTTAAATTATAAACCTAATATTAATGACATAAAAGGATATACAATAACAAGTAACCGAAAGAGAATAAGTGCGTTTGAAAGTTCTAATAAATTGATAAATGAAATTTATGAAATGAATATTAGAACCTTGTTAGCCAATACACTAGATGGTATTATGATGGATTGCCCGCATAGAGAAAGACGTGGTTGGGGAGAGGTTACTGTTGCAGCTATGTATGGCGATGCTTTGCCTAATTTTGAAAGTGGCGCTTATATGGATCAATATATGCAGTATATGAGAGACGCACAATTTTCTGATGGTAGAACGCGTGGTATTGTAAATGAAGCCGACAGACCATTTTTAATGTGGCAAGCTAATAATCCGCTTACTATTTGGGAAACCTACAGAACCTTTGGAGATATTAAAATATTGAAGGATAACTATAAATCTATGGAAAAATGGATGACATGGTTATTAAATCATTCAGATTTTCAGAATGGTGGTTCCTTAATTACAGGGGAAGAAGGGAAACGTGCATTTCCTGGTTTAGGAGATTGGGCAACTCCTCATGGTAACGATTTTAGAAGTATGAATTCTCCAGATGCCGTTCATTTTAATAATAGCTTATATGCCTATATGTTAGCTATTGCAAAGCAAGTTGCGGAAGAGTTAGGAGAAAAGGAAGATGTTGCCAAATATGCAGATCGCTTAAAAGTACAACGCAAAGCTACACACGCCAATACGTATGATTCTAATACAGGAAATTATAGAACGGGGCGTCAGGTAGATCAAATTTTTGCATTGTTTTCTGGAGTTACTCCAGCATCAGAAAAACAAAAAGTGTATGATAATTTAGTAGATAAGATGCTTTATGGTTTTCCTTATTACGATGTTGGTAGTTCTGGGCAGTCGCTATACACAAGATATTTTATTGAAGAAGGGGAACGTATGGATCTTATTTATGAGTTGTTAATCGATAAAAGGCATCCAAGTTATGGCTATTTCATAGCGCAAGGAGAAACTACGTGGCCAGAATTATGGTCTAGTACAGGGGCTAGTAGAATACATACGTGTTATACAGGTATTGGTGGTTATTTTATAAAAGGATTTGGAGGAATTCGTATAGATCCAGAGAATTATGGGTTTCAAAAATTTTTAATTAAACCTGCGCTTGTTGGTAAGTTAACTTATGCTAATACGATGCATGAATCTATGTACGGTAAAATTATAAGCAATTGGACTAAAACAGAAGGTAAAGCAACTTTACATATCGAAATTCCAGTAAATACGAGTTCTAAAGTATATATACCAGCCACAAGTGCTGATGAAGTTTTGGAAGGAAATATATTAGCATCAAAAGCAGAAGGAATAAAATATGTAGGAGTTGAAAAAAATGATGCTGTTGGGCAATATATCATTTATGAGGTTCAATCGGGTGTTTATAATTTTACTTCTAATAAATTGCCTCAAGTAAATTATGCAAAACCACAATACAAGGGGAGTAATTTATCTTTAATAGCCAGAGCTAGTGCTTCTTCTATGTACTTTACAGATGCTCAAAACCCAGGTTTTGAATCATTTAGAGCGAATGATAATGATGATAAAAGTTGGTGGAGCGCAAAAAATAAAAATGAGGAATGGTTAGAAATGGAATGGATGGAACCTCAAAAAATAAGCAAAGTTGTTATAAATGAGTTAGAAAATAATATAACAAGTTTTAAAATTGAATATTGGGATGGCACCAATTGGATAGATGTAGTTAAAGGTAGTATGTGCGGAAGCAATAAAGAAGTAGTATTTGATGCTGTTACAACTACAAAATGCAGATTATTTATTACTACGGCAACAAAACCTGCATCAATAGCCGAATTTCAGGTACACGGTTTAAATAAATAATGAGTTGCTTAAATTGAATAAAAATATAAGATTATTTAAAAATATTACAAATGAAAAATAAATTATTAAGTCCATTTAATTCCGTTTTTAAAGTTGTTATTGTTACCGTTTTTATGTTAACAATAATCAGTTGTAATTCAAAAACTAAAAGCGAGGTTACGCCAATAGATCTTAAATGCGAATACCGTGTAGATCCGTTAGGAATAGATAATGTACAACCAAGATTAAGTTGGAAAATTATAGATAAAAATAAAACCCGTGGTCAAAAGCAAACAGGGTTTCAAATAATAGTAGCCAATAGTATAGAAAACCTAAACGCAAATAAAGGTGATGTATGGGATTCTGGTCAGGTTTCAGATGCGCAATCTGTTAATAATATATACAAAGGTAAAGCATTAACTTCCGGACAAATTTGTTATTGGAAAGTTCGTGTTTGGGATGCATCTGGTAGCGTTTCTAATTGGAGTGAGCCAGCCAAATTTGCAATGGGATTGTTAAACGAAAAAGATTGGACAGGCGATTGGATTTACAAAAACGACCAAACAAAAAAAGATCATAACTGGTACAGAAAAAACGTAACACTTACTGATGTTCCAGAATCTGGACTTATACACGTGGCTTCTTTTGGATACCACGAAGTTTATGTTAATGGCGAAAAAGTAAGTAATGCTGTTATGAATCCGGTGTATTCGGTGATGAAAAAACGTTTACCGTATTTAACTTATGATATAAAAAATCACCTTAAAAAAGGAGATAACGTTATTGGTATTTGGCACGCTGCAGGTTGGGCTAGATGGGGAAGAATGGTTGAGTATCACGATGCGCCGTTTGTATTTAAAGCGCAAGCTAATATTTCTGTTGCAGGTAATAATTTGGTTTTAGCAACAGATACAACCTGGAAATGTAAAAAAAGTTACAGCGCGTATTACGGGCCTTGGGATATTTTAAATTTTGGAGGAGAAGTCATTGATGAGCGTTTACGTGAAGATGATTGGAACAAAGCAGATTATGACGATAGCAATTGGGCAAATGCCGTTGTTTTCAATCAGTCTGATGCAAAAGAAATTGGTAAAGCCGATATTTATTTGGGCTTAAAAGGAGCTAAAGTTGTAGAAAGCACCGATAATAATCCGCCAACAAGTAAAATAACCGCGACTCTAAGTGCGCAAATGGTAGAACCTCAAGTTAAGTTTAAAGAGGTAAAACCAATTGGTGTTCAAAAAAATAGCGATGGTACTTACGTGGTAGATATGGGAGAAAACTACACAGGTTTCTTCGAGATGAATTTATTTAACGGTTCAGAAGGCGATACAGTTACCTTCGAAATTAGCGACCAATTAGGGCAAACTTCTTCTTGGCAACAAAGAAGTATGTATATTTTTGATAAATCTGGTAAAGGTCATTTTACCAATCGTTTT
The nucleotide sequence above comes from Polaribacter butkevichii. Encoded proteins:
- a CDS encoding family 78 glycoside hydrolase catalytic domain gives rise to the protein MLFINIKHISNYRFTIKYYKLLVVGVLTLFFTSYNSFATVNTTDLKCEYRTDPLGIDNVKPRLSWKNIDKNKTRGQKQSAYQILVASSLNNLNSNKGDYWDSGKIESDVSVNTIYQGQQLQSGQQCFWKVRVWDASGKVSAWSDNAKFTIGLLNAKDWKGEWIQKEDQSKLDHNWYRKNFILEDAPTSAMVYVASLGYHELYVNGKKITDNILNPASSYLKKRVPYIAYDISDQLLKGDNVIAVWHAAGWTRWTRIHEHKNVPYAFKLQANIKTKSKSIDLLSDTTWKCAKSYSEYIGQWEIQDFGGELIDARRIVKGWNEASFDDALWGNAVISKGKMPHTISAQMVEPQVKYKEHKPIKISKNDDGTYRVDMGTNYSGLFEINLKNGAVGDTVTIEISDIKEVRCNKSQRSKYVFDKSGSGTFTNRFNYAGGRWFTLSGLNYKPNINDIKGYTITSNRKRISAFESSNKLINEIYEMNIRTLLANTLDGIMMDCPHRERRGWGEVTVAAMYGDALPNFESGAYMDQYMQYMRDAQFSDGRTRGIVNEADRPFLMWQANNPLTIWETYRTFGDIKILKDNYKSMEKWMTWLLNHSDFQNGGSLITGEEGKRAFPGLGDWATPHGNDFRSMNSPDAVHFNNSLYAYMLAIAKQVAEELGEKEDVAKYADRLKVQRKATHANTYDSNTGNYRTGRQVDQIFALFSGVTPASEKQKVYDNLVDKMLYGFPYYDVGSSGQSLYTRYFIEEGERMDLIYELLIDKRHPSYGYFIAQGETTWPELWSSTGASRIHTCYTGIGGYFIKGFGGIRIDPENYGFQKFLIKPALVGKLTYANTMHESMYGKIISNWTKTEGKATLHIEIPVNTSSKVYIPATSADEVLEGNILASKAEGIKYVGVEKNDAVGQYIIYEVQSGVYNFTSNKLPQVNYAKPQYKGSNLSLIARASASSMYFTDAQNPGFESFRANDNDDKSWWSAKNKNEEWLEMEWMEPQKISKVVINELENNITSFKIEYWDGTNWIDVVKGSMCGSNKEVVFDAVTTTKCRLFITTATKPASIAEFQVHGLNK